A region from the Peromyscus leucopus breed LL Stock chromosome 9, UCI_PerLeu_2.1, whole genome shotgun sequence genome encodes:
- the Polr3d gene encoding DNA-directed RNA polymerase III subunit RPC4 yields the protein MSEGNSAGEPSNPGGPRPLLSGGRGLIGRRPAPPLTPGRLPSIRSRDLTLGGVKKKTFTPNIISRKIKEEPKEDVTMKKEKRERDRDRQREGHGRGRGRPEVIQSHSIFEQGPAEMMKKKGNWDKTVDMSDMGPSHIINIKKEKRETDEETKQILRMLEKDDFIDDPGLKNDTRNMPVQLPLAHSGWLFKEESEEPDVKPFSAGPKEEDMEVDVPSVKVKEEPRDEEEEAKAKAPSKTARKTPGLPKDVSVAELLRELSLSKDEELLFLQLPDTLPGQPPTQDIKPIKTEVQGEDGQMVVIKQEKDREARLAENACTLADLTEGQVGKLLIRKSGKVQLLLGKVTLDVTMGTTCSFLQELVSVGLGDSRTGEMTVLGHVKHKLVCSPDFESLLDHKHR from the exons ATGTCGGAAGGAAACTCGGCGGGCGAGCCCAGCAATCCTGGAGGGCCGCGACCCCTTCTCTCTGGGGGCCGGGGGCTGATCGGCCGACGGCCCGCACCCCCCCTTACGCCGGGCCGCCTTCCCTCCATTCGCTCCCGGGACCTCACTCTTGGCGGAGTCAAGAAG AAAACCTTCACCCCAAATATCATCAGTCGGAAGATCAAAGAAGA ACCGAAGGAAGATGTAACCATGAAGAAGGAAAAGCGTGAGCGGGACAGAGACCGCCAACGTGAGGGTCACGGGCGGGGGCGTGGCCGCCCGGAAGTGATCCAGTCCCATTCTATCTTCGAGCAGGGCCCTgcagaaatgatgaaaaaaaaag GGAACTGGGATAAGACAGTGGATATGTCGGACATGGGACCTTCCCATATCATCAACatcaaaaaagagaagagagaaacagacgAAGAGACCAAGCAGATCCTGCGCATGCTGGAGAAGGATGAT TTCATCGATGACCCAGGGCTCAAGAATGACACACGGAACATGCCCGTGCAGTTGCCACTGGCTCATTCAGGGTGGCTTTTTAAGGAGGAGAGTGAAGAGCCAGATGTTAAGCCTTTTTCAGCTGGCCCCAAGGAAGAAGACATGGAAGTGGACGTGCCTTCTGTAAAAG TGAAAGAGGAGCCAcgggatgaggaagaggaggccaaGGCGAAGGCCCcttccaaaacagccaggaagACCCCTGGTCTCCCGAAGGACGTGTCTGTGGCAGAGCTGCTCAGGGAATTGAGCCTCAGCAAGGACGAGGAGCTGCTCTTCCTTCAGCTGCCTGATACCCTTCCTGGGCAGCCACCCACTCAGGACATCAAGCCTATCAAGACAGAGGTGCAGGGCGAGGATGGACAGATGGTAGTCATAAAGCAGGAGAAAGACCGG GAAGCTAGGTTGGCAGAGAACGCTTGTACCTTGGCTGACCTGACAGAGGGTCAAGTGGGCAAGCTGCTCATCCGAAAATCGGGGAAGGTGCAGCTCCTCCTGGGCAAGGTGACCCTGGATGTGACCATGGGAACAACCTGCTCTTTCCTGCAG GAGCTGGTGTCTGTGGGCCTTGGAGACAGCAGGACAGGGGAGATGACAGTCCTGGGACATGTGAAGCACAAACTTGTGTGTTCTCCCGATTTTGAATCCCTCTTGGATCACAAACACCGGTGA